The DNA segment cggtagtttgaagcgcagtggctgaattgctaggaattggctaactggtttctcgggtggttctctgctctccttccttcccttcctgcccctctcccctctttgtgtgtggcttttcattttatttgtttacggttttgtacttcctttctccagcttcttgggcatttaatgcccgctgggaagaagcgtgctgctcacctgggcctgacacatggattccggatggttgtggatgaagggcccgagggtgggcagcctgtctgtcgtgtacatctacatattctgggtggccgtcagttggctggccgcctggctaagatttttgcaccgcaagagttgccccaCGTGTACGaaccgccactgaatggatttcgtctgttgcacGTCAATCTAGCTACTGtgattctgaatcacagaatcacagaatagtaggggttggaagggacctctgtgggtcatctagtccaacgctcctgccgaagcagggtcacctacagcaagctgcacaggaccttgtccaggcgggtcttgaatatctccagagaaggagactccacaacctcctgggcagcctgttccagtgctccgtcaccctcagagggaagaagttcttcctcatgttcagacggaacttcctgtgcctcagtttgtgcccattgcccttgtcctgtcactgggcaccactgaaaagagcttggccccatcctcctgacacccacccttcagatatttgtaagcatttattaggtcccctcgcagccttctcttcttcaggctgaacaagcccagctccctcaacctctcctcgtaggggagatgctccagtcccctcatcatcctcgtagccctccggtggacCTCTCTCCAGtaagctcttcatctttcttgaactggggagcccagaactggacacagtactccagatgaggcctcaccagggcagtgtagaggggaaggagaacctccctcgtcctgctggccacactcttcttgatgcaccccaggatcccattggcttttcttggcagccagggcacactgctggctcatggttaacctgtcgtccaccaggacacccaggtccctctccgcagagctgctctccagcaggtccaccccaagcctgtactggtgcatgaggttgttcctccccaggtgcaggaccctgcatttgcctttgttgaacctcatcag comes from the Opisthocomus hoazin isolate bOpiHoa1 unplaced genomic scaffold, bOpiHoa1.hap1 HAP1_SCAFFOLD_390, whole genome shotgun sequence genome and includes:
- the LOC142360431 gene encoding adenosine 5'-monophosphoramidase HINT1-like; the encoded protein is MPKEPIIRLSEAEGSGESLLGHLMPAGKKRAAHLGLTHGFRMVVDEGPEGGQPVCRVHLHILGGRQLAGRLAKIFAPQELPHVYEPPLNGFRLLHVNLATVILNHRITE